One Deinococcus ruber DNA window includes the following coding sequences:
- a CDS encoding sugar phosphate isomerase/epimerase family protein: MTPPNRSDPLRRMGLAVTLPELEQCADWLKEGARDVELQDICELPELLDGDWRTQARKSLRLLDGHTGRVGVHAPFWNLSVVAIDPAIRKVVQSRYLLGLDYAEEVGGTHLVIHSPFFYFGHSMVVHQDTLPQELAIAHDTLAPVLERAATLNCTLVIENILDVNPLPLRTLVASFGSPHVRMSIDVGHAHIQVGRGAPPAAHWLHAAGELLGHVHLQDNDGASDAHLAPGGGTVHWESVLRELRAFSTDPRLIVEVVPGEVRRAMAWVDSLEAASMAYE; encoded by the coding sequence ATGACGCCCCCGAATCGCTCCGATCCGCTGAGACGTATGGGCCTGGCAGTCACGCTGCCAGAGCTGGAACAGTGCGCCGACTGGCTGAAGGAAGGGGCCAGAGACGTGGAGTTACAGGACATCTGCGAGCTGCCGGAACTGCTGGACGGCGACTGGCGCACACAGGCCAGAAAGTCGTTGCGCCTGCTGGACGGCCACACCGGGCGCGTCGGTGTTCACGCTCCGTTCTGGAACCTGTCTGTGGTGGCGATTGACCCGGCAATCCGCAAAGTCGTGCAGAGCCGCTATCTGCTGGGCCTCGACTATGCCGAGGAGGTCGGCGGCACCCATCTGGTCATCCACAGCCCGTTCTTTTATTTCGGTCACAGTATGGTGGTGCACCAGGACACGCTTCCGCAGGAACTCGCCATTGCCCACGACACGCTTGCCCCGGTACTGGAACGCGCCGCCACCCTGAACTGCACACTGGTGATCGAGAACATTCTGGATGTGAATCCGCTGCCGCTCAGGACGCTGGTGGCGTCGTTCGGCAGCCCGCATGTCCGCATGAGCATCGACGTGGGGCACGCGCATATTCAGGTCGGGCGCGGCGCTCCTCCGGCGGCTCACTGGCTGCACGCGGCGGGCGAGTTGCTGGGGCATGTGCACCTTCAGGACAACGACGGCGCGTCGGATGCACACCTCGCGCCCGGCGGCGGGACGGTTCACTGGGAAAGCGTGCTGCGCGAGTTGCGGGCCTTCTCCACCGACCCGCGCCTGATCGTGGAAGTGGTGCCGGGCGAGGTGCGCCGGGCGATGGCCTGGGTGGATAGCCTGGAAGCGGCTAGCATGGCATATGAGTGA
- a CDS encoding DUF1684 domain-containing protein, with product MSESLLTLLDWRRRLNDLYAEVRRLSRGDPQTAHARWQQVRNTLFAEHPQTPLMPQARADFTALPVWPYDPAYAFRASIQTDLPPESFVVQTSAGHDMPLTRVGRVALQNDHHDLGTLDVYWIDVYGGGLFVPFRDAGSGRSSYGGGRYLLDTVKSADLGSSPGGQLVLDFNFAYHPSCYYDPQWSCPLAPPQNHLKTEVRAGERSAEQHL from the coding sequence ATGAGTGAATCTCTGCTGACTCTGCTGGACTGGCGCAGACGCCTGAACGACCTGTACGCCGAGGTACGCCGCCTGAGTCGGGGCGACCCGCAGACCGCGCATGCCCGCTGGCAGCAGGTTCGCAACACTTTGTTCGCTGAGCACCCACAGACGCCCCTGATGCCGCAGGCCCGCGCCGACTTCACCGCGCTTCCCGTGTGGCCTTACGACCCGGCCTACGCCTTCAGGGCCAGCATCCAGACCGACCTGCCGCCCGAATCGTTCGTGGTGCAGACCTCGGCGGGACACGACATGCCGCTGACACGGGTGGGACGTGTGGCACTCCAGAACGACCACCACGACCTCGGCACGCTCGACGTGTACTGGATCGACGTATACGGCGGCGGTCTGTTCGTACCTTTCCGGGATGCGGGCAGCGGGCGCAGCAGCTACGGCGGCGGGCGCTACCTGCTCGACACCGTGAAGAGTGCCGATCTGGGCAGTTCACCCGGTGGTCAGCTGGTGCTGGATTTCAATTTTGCGTACCATCCGTCGTGCTACTACGATCCGCAGTGGAGTTGCCCGCTGGCCCCGCCACAGAACCACCTGAAAACAGAGGTGCGGGCCGGAGAGCGCTCAGCCGAGCAGCACCTGTAG
- a CDS encoding HAD family hydrolase → MTPAAIIFDLDDTLFDDLGSTRAGLAGLGRLHPGFAALHPDDLLSRHAAAIAAREAQVYAGTLTPQQARIQRFEYLLADLGISEISGEAAAQQYREAYRAAYSLNGGVLELVHAIRERGVKLAVLTNYAREVQQEKLKRVGLTPLVDALLTYDETPPKPDPRSYRAACEALNVTPAQATMVGDHWLNDVSGAVAAGLRAVWYNPRQLPAPETVPHTSLSSFLPLDRALQVLLG, encoded by the coding sequence ATGACACCAGCCGCCATCATCTTCGATCTCGACGACACGCTGTTCGACGATCTGGGCAGCACCCGTGCCGGACTGGCGGGCCTGGGAAGGCTGCACCCCGGTTTCGCGGCGCTGCACCCAGACGACCTGCTGAGCCGCCACGCCGCCGCCATCGCCGCACGTGAAGCGCAGGTCTACGCCGGAACCCTGACGCCGCAGCAGGCGCGAATTCAGCGCTTCGAGTACCTGCTGGCCGACCTTGGCATTTCAGAGATCAGTGGCGAAGCGGCTGCTCAGCAGTACCGCGAGGCGTACCGGGCGGCGTATTCGCTGAACGGCGGTGTGCTGGAACTCGTACACGCCATCCGGGAACGCGGCGTGAAGCTGGCGGTGCTGACCAATTATGCCCGTGAGGTGCAGCAGGAAAAGCTGAAACGCGTTGGCCTGACGCCGCTGGTAGACGCACTGCTCACCTACGACGAGACGCCGCCCAAGCCCGACCCGCGCAGCTACCGGGCCGCGTGCGAGGCGCTGAACGTGACCCCGGCACAGGCCACGATGGTGGGCGACCACTGGCTCAACGACGTGTCGGGCGCGGTTGCTGCCGGACTCCGGGCGGTGTGGTATAACCCGCGCCAGCTTCCCGCTCCAGAGACAGTGCCGCACACCTCACTTTCCAGCTTTCTGCCGCTCGACAGGGCGCTACAGGTGCTGCTCGGCTGA